Part of the Triticum urartu cultivar G1812 chromosome 2, Tu2.1, whole genome shotgun sequence genome, CTCCGTTGCAGGAGTTGCCATGGACAGCGACAAGGTTCTAGCCGTGGTAGACTGGCCGGTTCCACGCACTGTCCGCGCTGTGCGTGGTTTCTTAGGACTGGCAGGATACTACCGCAAGTTCATCTGGGATTTTGGCACCATTGCAGCTCTCCCCTCACGGCGCTCCTCAAGAAAGATGGATTTCTTTGGACGCCTGCAGCGACTATCGCCTTTGAAGCCCTCAAGAAAGCTCTTACCACCGCCCCTGTGCTTCAGCTGCCGGATTTTGCAGTTTCATTCATTGTGGAGTGTGATGCATCTGGATCTGGTTTTGGGGCAGTCCTGCATCAAGGTGGCGGCCCTATTGCCTATTTCAGCAAAACCATTGCTCTGCATCATGCTTCTCTTGCCGCTTATGAGCGGGAGCTCATTGGTCTGGTGCACGCCGTGCGCCACTGGCGGTCCTATCTTTGGGGACGTGCATTTGTCGTCAAAACTGACCACTACAGCCTGAAGTTTTTGCTGGACCAACGCCTCGCTACCATTCCACAGCATCATTGGGTGGGCAAGCTGTTGGGGTTCGACTTCACGGTGGAATATAAACCGGGTTGCCAAAACATCGTCGCCAATGCTCTTTCTCGCCGTGATGCTCCTGCCGGCCAGGCACTCGCCATCTCCGGACCTTCTTTTGATCTGTTTGAAGCTCTCCGTCAGGCAGCACACACGGACCCGACGCTTGTCACTTTTCGGGAACAATTAGAATCTGGTGAGTTAGGACAGCCTTGGGCTCTCGTTGATGGTGTTGTTACCTTCCAACAACGGGCTTATGTGCCACCCGCGTCGCCGCTGCTCAGGGAGGTCCTGGCTGCAGCCCATGATGCGGGCCATGAAGGTATCCAGAAGTCACTTCATCGTCTTTGCCGAGATTTCCATCTGCCGCAAGCAAGGTGTgtcgcccccgatttgaccgtacactaatcatacacgcaaatgtgtgcgatcaagatcaaggactcacgggaagatatcacaacacaactctagacacaatttaaaataatacaagctttatattacaagcgaGGGGCCTctagggctcgaatacataagctcgaatacaaacaagtcagcggaagcaacattATCTAAGTACaaacatgagttaaacaagtttgccttaagaaggctaacacaaaagtagcaacaatcgaaaaggcaaggcctcctgcctaggaccTCCTAACTACTACTCGTAGTCCAACTCCATGTAGAATCATCCTTGGGAtccctctggctcctggactccatcatatgatcgcaataaccgggaaaggggggaaaagaaatagcaaagcaactgtgattactcgtccaaagtactcgcaagcaaggatctacactacatatgcattggtatcaatgaaatgggtagtatctgtggactgaactgcagaatgccagaataagagggggatagctagtcctatcgaagactacgcttctggtagcctccatcttgaagcagtagatgagagtagatggtaagttaaccaagtatcatcgtatagcataatcctacccgccgatcctctcctcgtcgccctatgagagaacgatcaccgggttgtatctggcacttgaaagggtgtgttttattaagtatccggttctagttgtcataaggtcgaggtacaactccgggtcgtccttttatcGAGGggcacgactattcgaatagataaacttccctgcaggggtgcaccacattgcccaacacgcttgatccctttggccggacacactttcctgggtcatgcccgacctcggaagatcaacacgtcgcagccccacctacgCACAACAGAGaagtcagcacgccggtctaaatcctatgcgcgcaggggtctgggcccatcgcccattgcacacctgcacgttgcgtacgtggccggaagcagacctagcccccttaatacaagcgcaggcttacggtccaatccggcgcgcgccgcttagttgctgacgtcaagaaggcttcggctgataccacgacgtcgagtgcccataactgttcccgcgtagttggttagtgcgtataggccagtggccagactcagatcaaataccaagatcttgttaagcgtgttattttgaagtaaccgcgaacgccgaccagggccaggcccacctctcacccaGGTGGTCTCAACccgccctgtcgctccgccacaaagaaacaatcgggggccgtcgggaacccaggcccatcactaccgggatggaaccacctgtcccttcagcccccacattggaatcacttgcgggtactctacgagccgacccgactttagtcatcacatgtatcatatattatgtatataagtatatacccgtgatcacctcccgagtgatcacggcccggtagtatagcatggcagacggacaagaatgtagggccactgatggaaaactagcatcctatactaagcatttaggattgcaggtaaaggtaacaacagtagtagcaaagacaggctatgcatcagaataggattaacggaaagcagtaacatgctacactactctaatgcaagcagtagagagaaggaataggcgatatcgggttgatcaagggggggggggcgcttgcctggttgctctggcaaggaggggtcgtcaacaacgtagtcgatcggggcactaGCAGCGgtgtcagtctcgtagtctatcgaggagaagagggggaagaaacaatgaatacaatgcaaacagatgcatatcgatgcatgacaagacaagtatgccctaacgcagtaggaggagataccggtgaaggggggaagcatccgggaaagtatccccggtgtttcgcgttttcggacagatgaaccgaagggggaaagttgcgtgttcgctatgctagggatgtgtggcggacgaatgggctacgtatccagattcgtctcgttgttctgagcaactttcatgtacaaagtttttccatccgaatTTAAAAAAGGATTTAATCATTTTCTAGAATTAACGGCATATATGATGTCATCATGATGTCAGTGGTCAACTCTgaccgttgactggtcaaactgacacgtgggtcccactggtcattGACTGTTTATCTAATCAGACAATTAAGGTTAGTTAACAgggttaattagattaattaatcacaattaatttagttaattaaattttatttttaactattttttccttttctttttccttttaaTAAAAGGGGCGTGGGGCCCATATGTCATAGGCCTAGAGGGCCATATCGGGCGAGGGCGACGGGTTACGGGCGCGACCCGATCGGGCGCCCAGGGGCACGCGGGCGCGGGCGCTGGCGGCCAGGAGCCAACGCACGCTCGCGAGGGGTGGTCGGGCGGCGCACGAGCGCCAGTGGTGAGCGGGACGGTAGGGCCGTTGGCCATGACGAGCTAGTCAGGGAGCGGGGTCCTCGAGCGGCGCAGCGAGGCAGTGGCTGAAGTGGGAGCTAGACGGGCGCCGCGGACAGGGGTGGAGGGCGCGACGGGCTCGGCTCGCCGCTCGACTCGCACGGCGAGCGGTAGCGGCAACTGCAGCAGAGGGCGGTGGTGTTGGCGGACATGCATGGCGCTGTCAGGCCGGCGAGCGGGCGAGCCCGTGTGGCGTGGCCGCAATCACGGCGCGGGGCGGACGGCGAAGACGGGGCTGGGCAAGGCCTGGACGCGGTGCGCGCGGCCGGAGTGCGTGCGGGACGGTGGTGGCCGCGAGCGGGCGCGGGAGCGCGTGCGCGACAGAGAGGGGAAGGCGGGGAGGTGTTCCTCACCCCTGATGTAGAGGTGCGagcggcgtggctcgaggaggCTGGCGGGGTAGGGGCGACGGGACGGAGGAGCACGGTGTTGGAGCGGCGGGGCAGCACCGGGCGGCATCAGGCTCGGCGAGGCGGCGCCGGGCGTCAGCGATGACGCGGGGCCTGGGGCGACGCGTCCAGATCGGGGAGGGGGGGCGCCAAGGAGAGTGGAGGGATCGGGGAAGGATGTGGGGTGGGTTGTGGGGTAGTTAGGGTTTGGGTGGGGGTTTAGGCCAGTGGGTAGCGGGTGGGCCGGCTGGAGTAGCCAGTTGGGCCACGAccctgtgtgtgtgtgtgtggggggggggggttctgttaaccttttatttttattttgtttctcTTTTTTTAGTTTTTAATAGTTCTGTAAATATATTGTTAGTACCTAAATTAGTTTTATTAAATACAccactgccacaaaaagtttaACCCCAAATAAAATAGTTTAACATTTTATTAACTACCAAAGTTATTTAAATAATTGCTTATGCTGCAGTTTATTTATTTTtagagtatttaaacattttataaaaatgggGTTTCTCCACCATTACTACTTATGATTTATCTggcacaacccgaacattttagttattaaacttgaaaacttttattgtttgcttgattttgaatttgaatttgaatcagtttcgaactaacacgtgattagcaacagtaatcgaagtgacgtggcatcattagcagggggttgctgtagcttaattatccgggcatcacacAAGGGCAGAACTTCAGCAGTATATTCGTGCTTGTCAGGTTTGTCAACGCAACAAGACGGAGCAGCTTCATCCAGCCGGCATATTGCAGCCCTTGACAGTGCCATCTCGTGTTTGGGAAGACATCTCCATGGATTTCATTGAGGCACTTCCGAAGGTGGGCGGCAAAAGTGTGATACTGACCGTCGTGGACCGTTTCTCCAAGTATGCGCATTTCATCCCCTTGGCGCATCCGTACACTGCGGAGTCCGTTGCTAAGGCCTTCTTCTCCAATATTGTCCGACTCCACGGGTTTCCCACATCCATCGTTTCGGACAGGGATGTGGTTTTCACTTTGGGCTTTTGGAAGGCTCTGTTTGCCGCCGCGGGGACGCGCTTGCACATGAGTTCGGTCAATCGCGTCATCACCATGTACCTTTGTTGCATAAGTTGGGATCGCCCCCGGCAGTGGCTCCAATGGTTGCCTTGGGCGGAGTACTGCTACAACACTTCGTACCACTCGGCGTTGAAGGACACTCCTTTCCAGGTGGTTTATGGACGGGATCCCCCATCATTGCGGGACTATACGCCGGGCGAGATTCGCAATCAGGCGGTGGGACGGCAGATCGTCGACCGCGATCAGTTCTTACTCGACATCCGTGAGTGTCTCCTTCAGGCAGCACAACAGTACAAGCATTACTATGATGATAAGCATCGGGCCCTTTCTTTTGATGTTGGAGAGTGGGTTTGGCTCCGTCTTCCGCACCGCACCGGCCGACGGCATTCCTTGGAGTAGGCGCCAAAGGGATATTGGCTCCCAAATATTATGGGCCTTTTGAAAGTCCTCGCTAAAATCGATATGGTTGCTTACCGTTTGGAGCTGCCCCCACGCGCCCGCATTCACAATGTCTTCCATGTCGGGTCCTGAAGAAGTACCATGGTCCACCGCCGGAAGTTCCACCGATGCTTCCATCTCTGTTTCAGGGTCGAGTACATCCAACCCCTGTCCAAGCATTGCGTGCTCGTATTGCTCGCGGTGTCCAGCAGGTGCTCATTCACTGGGAGGGCCAGCCGGCGTCTGCTGCTTCATGGGAGGATGTTACAACCTTCCGCGAACGTTATCCAAGCTTccagctcgaggacgagctgtttCAGAATGGAGGGGGAGATGTCATGTGGGGCCAGCCCTATAGGCGCAAGGGACCTGCACGGGCTGGCCCTGCACCTGCCTAAAAATATGTCCTAGTTTAATTATAGTTTTTTTTAGATTAGGAGTCTTGGTATTAGTTGGAAAGGTTTAGTCCCGTAGAAGGTTACCCTACCAACACCCAATTGTAATAGGAGTCTATAATCTGGTCTTGTAATTAGGCTATATATAGCCAGCCCTTGGATCAATAAACGCAAGCAGAAAATAACCTACAACCTCACCTCCTTGCTCCTGCGCCACGGCGCCCCTCCTCAACCCCCTTCTCCAACCATAGGCCGGCGAGGGCCTCGCCCTCGTCCTCCTACAACCTGCGCGGCAATCAGCCAGGTCGTGACAGAGTGCACTACTAGATCGGTGGGTATTTGTCATTTGTTCATTTTCGAACGAAACCCAAGTTCTCAGTTATGATGATGTCAGGTTATTGCACTATTGTCGGTCTACACATATTTTGTTATCCATATCTGAAAAGATGGTTTTCCATTGAATGATGAGACGCTCTATACTTTGGCATTTTACTACTTGTTTTTCCTCATATAATCGTGTTTAAATTGTTTGATTTTATTTCCTTCTGCATTGCAGCTTTCAAATAGTGCTGAAGGAGGCTGCCTAGTCAACAGCATTCCTTCGAAGGATGGAAGGGTCGATTGGTCACAGGTAGTGGTCAAATGTCAAGCACCCTTTACTCCCTATAAGCAATTTTTTTTTCAAGAAAACGCATGAGAGTGTGCGTTTCTTTCATTGTAAAGAGAGAGTTGTAGTTACATTCCTCCTAGGAGGCTGTTACAAAAACTGAATTAATGGACGTCCCAAGTCTGGGGGGTAATGGCTTTGAGCCCTAGCGCGCCCGCGTTTGCCCAAAAGGCGGCCTCTTCCTTGATCTTCGCTAGGAGGGTGTTCACGGATGGGCACGCTCCGTTGAAGATGCAGTCGTTGCGGTGCTTCCATATCATCCAGGGGACGAGGAGGGTCACGGTACCTAGGCCCTTGCGCATGGGCGTTGGGGTGGAGTGTCGCGCCGATTGCCACCAGTCCAGAAGCGAAGGCTCGTTGTCTGGCGGGGTACACGCCTATAAGCAATTTTTTATCTGTATCATTCTGGTGATGTATGCTATTGCACATGCTGTTTGATTTAACTGCTGTTCATGTAATCTTAATGCTTTCAATGTTTTGTCTTTTCCTTTAACAATGGTTATTTGCATCCACATATGCTAGGATTTCTTCTGCAAACCAGCATTTCTGACGGTGTCTGGACAACTGAATGGCGAAACATATGCTTCAGCTCTATCTGATGTAACTTCTGTCTGCCTGATTTGTTTGAAACAGCTAACACTGTAGTTCTTGCCAGCTGTAACCAATCTTCTCATTTCCTTGTGGTCACCCCTTTCTACAGATTTACACATTTGGTCCCACATTTAGGGCTGAAAATTCAAACACTTCAAGGCATTTGGCTGAATTTTGGGTATTTAAACATTCTTCTACATTTGTATTTTGAGAATCTTACATTTGTGAACATTGAATTTACAGCTTTTTTTGTGTCATGTGTTCTGGGGAAGATGATTGAGCCTGAACTTGCCTTTGCTGATCTAAATGATGACATGGCGTGTGCAAGTGCATATCTCCAGTATGTAGTAGGTGCCCTTGTCTATAGCATGTTGCTTGATACTTTGTGCTTCAGATATGGATGCTCCATGTTTATTTTCAAGCAGATGTCTACACTTACATCATTTACCTAATTACTGTTCTGTTTGATGCAGGTAAAGTATATTCTTGAGAACTGCAAAGAAGATATGGTTTTTTTTGATACGTGGGTTGAGAAAGGGATCATAGATAGACTAAATGTATACATCTTATTTATAGCTTCCTTCTGTTGTTACATATATGGAAGTGGTGTGTATGTCTTTGCTTACAACTGCTGAAATATTGATATGTTTCTTGCTCCCAGAATGTAGCTGAGAAAAACTTTGTTCAGATGTCATATTCTGATGCTATCAAGCTACTTATTGGGTCCAACAAGAAATTCGAGTTCCCGGTAATTCATGACTTACATCAATAATGTTCTCATTGTTACCTACAGTACAATTTTGGAACTTAGATTCATTGATAGTCTATGGAAGTTCAAGCAAATGCTTTTGTATAATTAAAAATTGGTTGCATACTTAGCTTGTTTATTGCCAACTCATGGGATTGTAGTTGGGGTACGCTGTCTTTCTGGCTTCAGTGTTGGATGAAATCGCCATGTTAATGTTGAATGGATAAATTTTGTTTGCTTGTTATTGAGGATGATGTGTTCCATTCGTATTAGTATGTGCAAAATTATCTGTCTTTCTGCTTGTACAGACTTAAGCTCCACATACTGCAAAGTCTTGTTGTATCTTTATTTATATTTTAATGCCCTTTTCTTGAGCAAGCAAGGGTGAAAAGCAGAAATGCTAGTGATTATTATTACATATAACTGAAAAGGATCTTTCTGATTCTTCTGAAATACCTTCCACAGGTAAAGTGGGGGTTGGATCTGCAAAGTGAGCATGAAAGATATATCACAGAAGTCGCATTTGGTGGCAGTCCTGTAATAATTAGAGATTATCCAAAGGTTTGTAATGCACACTTTGCAGTATTTAACTGGTTCAGCAAGAATTTAATAATATCTTAAATTAACTGGCATCGTCTTTAGGAAATCAAAGCTTTCTATATGCGACAAAATGATGATGGGAAAACAGTTGCGGCAATGGATCTATTGGTTCCTCGGGTAAGCCCATAAGCAAAACCTGAAACATCGCATCCTAGTAAACTTGTTAGTATATGAACGAATCAAGTTCAAGAGAAGCTTTTATGAATTTGAAGGAATAACTTTGTCATCATATTTTATGTTGTGTTCAATTTCAGGTAGGTGAACTTATTGGAGGAAGCCAAAGAGAAGAACGACTTGATTACCTTGAAGGTCGGCTGGATGAATCAAATCTTAACAAAGATAGCTACTGGTGGTATTTGGATCTGCGACGATATGGATCAGGTTAAGTATCGCAACCATGCAGAAGTTGATAACATCTGACAGTGCAATTatcttgctttttgtttgtttgtttgtagCAGATGATTCCAAAATTCGTAGGTAGCTATATCCTTAGTGTAGCCTGCTTTTTGTTCTTGTGATGGGAGCTAACGAACTTGAACCTTTCCTGTTACAGTTCCTCATGCTGGTTTTGGCCTTGGATTTGAACGGCTTGTACAGTTTGCAACCGGAATAGACAACATCAGAGATGCCATTCCATTTCCCAGGGTTCCTGGTTCTGCAGAGTTTTAGCACTTGAAGAGTGCGTGTATAATCTCTAAAAGCATTCTTGCCTTGGACTGGAGAAAACCTTACGTTGATTTGTTCATTGTAAAGAGTTTACCTGACTGATTTATAATCTGCAGGAGTGTACTGTATCAGCAAATTCCCTTTGCAAATTCGTTGAATGCTGGGATTTTAGTCGATGAATTCTTTGTGTACGTTCCCATTCAGTAAACAGACAATTTTGCCTTGGGGACTGATA contains:
- the LOC125536904 gene encoding asparagine--tRNA ligase, chloroplastic/mitochondrial isoform X2; translated protein: MAAAAAACRLLRLAPRRLRKPRHSLFPTPLALSSAWRRYCAAAPPVAAAATPTGDAVGEFRRRIRVAEVKGGEDQGAAWVGKELTVRGWVRTCRAQRTVTFVEVNDGSCLSNMQCVLTPETEGYDQIDSINTGASVLVDGVVASSQGGKQKVELKVSKIIVIGESDPTSFPIQKKRASREFLRTVAHLRPRTNTFGAVARVRNALAYATHKFFQDSGFIWVSSPIITASDCEGAGEQFYVTTLLSNSAEGGCLVNSIPSKDGRVDWSQDFFCKPAFLTVSGQLNGETYASALSDIYTFGPTFRAENSNTSRHLAEFWMIEPELAFADLNDDMACASAYLQYVVKYILENCKEDMVFFDTWVEKGIIDRLNNVAEKNFVQMSYSDAIKLLIGSNKKFEFPVKWGLDLQSEHERYITEVAFGGSPVIIRDYPKEIKAFYMRQNDDGKTVAAMDLLVPRVGELIGGSQREERLDYLEGRLDESNLNKDSYWWYLDLRRYGSVPHAGFGLGFERLVQFATGIDNIRDAIPFPRVPGSAEF
- the LOC125536904 gene encoding asparagine--tRNA ligase, chloroplastic/mitochondrial isoform X1 codes for the protein MAAAAAACRLLRLAPRRLRKPRHSLFPTPLALSSAWRRYCAAAPPVAAAATPTGDAVGEFRRRIRVAEVKGGEDQGAAWVGKELTVRGWVRTCRAQRTVTFVEVNDGSCLSNMQCVLTPETEGYDQIDSINTGASVLVDGVVASSQGGKQKVELKVSKIIVIGESDPTSFPIQKKRASREFLRTVAHLRPRTNTFGAVARVRNALAYATHKFFQDSGFIWVSSPIITASDCEGAGEQFYVTTLVCQRNKTEQLHPAGILQPLTVPSRVWEDISMDFIEALPKLSNSAEGGCLVNSIPSKDGRVDWSQDFFCKPAFLTVSGQLNGETYASALSDIYTFGPTFRAENSNTSRHLAEFWMIEPELAFADLNDDMACASAYLQYVVKYILENCKEDMVFFDTWVEKGIIDRLNNVAEKNFVQMSYSDAIKLLIGSNKKFEFPVKWGLDLQSEHERYITEVAFGGSPVIIRDYPKEIKAFYMRQNDDGKTVAAMDLLVPRVGELIGGSQREERLDYLEGRLDESNLNKDSYWWYLDLRRYGSVPHAGFGLGFERLVQFATGIDNIRDAIPFPRVPGSAEF